A window from Streptomyces subrutilus encodes these proteins:
- a CDS encoding ion channel protein → MTAPAPSVTPPPASPARALLPFVLPALVIGVGSSLLLIGVSEAADLLKNVLWQTLPDAIGVGRWSVAWMLAVLTATGVAVGLVVWKVYGHAGPDPATTGLVDAPLPPGVVPGLLLATALALAGGVSLGPENPITAANIALAYWLGRRLSPGSPATVWVALGAAGTVGALFGTPIAAVLILTESMVSAPRPVPAVPGGRAPTLWDQLFAPLIAAGAGGLTSSLLAAPAFGLPLPPFSHPRWPDLVAALVIATAGAAVALVAVYAFPYVHRFFHLLPHPVLALSLGGVVLGLLGALGGRLTLFKGLEEIGELASDVAAYSAGSLALMCVVKLAAVLVACGSGFRGGRIFPSVFAGVALGFTATALVPSVHPAVAVTCGVLGVLLAVTRQGWVSLFTAAILAPDPGLLPLLCVALLPAWLLVSGRPQMQLDGTGAPLR, encoded by the coding sequence GTGACCGCACCAGCACCGTCCGTGACACCACCGCCCGCCTCCCCGGCCCGGGCGCTGCTCCCCTTCGTCCTGCCGGCCCTGGTGATCGGGGTGGGGTCGAGCCTGCTGCTGATCGGTGTGAGCGAGGCTGCCGACCTGCTCAAGAACGTGCTGTGGCAGACCCTGCCCGACGCGATCGGGGTCGGTCGGTGGTCCGTCGCGTGGATGCTGGCGGTCCTGACGGCCACCGGCGTCGCCGTCGGACTCGTGGTGTGGAAGGTGTACGGGCACGCCGGCCCCGACCCCGCCACCACGGGTCTGGTCGACGCCCCCCTGCCGCCCGGCGTGGTGCCGGGGCTGCTGCTGGCGACCGCGCTGGCCTTGGCGGGCGGCGTCAGTCTGGGCCCGGAGAACCCGATCACGGCCGCGAACATCGCCCTGGCCTACTGGCTGGGGCGGCGGCTGTCTCCCGGCAGCCCGGCAACGGTGTGGGTGGCGCTCGGCGCGGCGGGCACGGTGGGGGCGCTGTTCGGGACGCCGATCGCGGCCGTGCTGATCCTCACGGAGTCCATGGTGTCCGCGCCGCGGCCCGTGCCCGCGGTGCCCGGCGGGCGGGCCCCGACCCTGTGGGACCAGCTCTTCGCCCCGCTGATCGCCGCGGGCGCGGGCGGTCTGACGAGCTCGCTGCTGGCCGCTCCCGCCTTCGGGCTGCCGTTGCCGCCGTTCTCCCACCCGCGCTGGCCCGACCTGGTCGCCGCGCTGGTGATCGCGACGGCCGGGGCGGCGGTGGCCCTGGTCGCCGTCTACGCGTTCCCGTACGTCCACCGGTTCTTCCACCTGCTGCCGCACCCGGTGCTGGCGCTTTCGCTGGGCGGTGTGGTGCTGGGCCTGCTCGGCGCGCTCGGCGGCCGGCTCACCCTGTTCAAGGGGCTGGAGGAGATCGGCGAACTGGCCTCCGACGTGGCCGCCTACTCGGCGGGCTCGCTCGCCCTGATGTGCGTGGTGAAGCTCGCCGCCGTCCTGGTGGCCTGCGGTTCGGGCTTCCGCGGCGGCCGGATCTTCCCGTCCGTCTTCGCCGGTGTGGCCCTGGGTTTCACCGCGACCGCCCTGGTGCCTTCGGTGCACCCGGCGGTGGCCGTGACCTGCGGGGTGCTCGGGGTGCTGCTGGCCGTCACCCGGCAGGGCTGGGTCAGCCTGTTCACCGCGGCGATCCTCGCCCCCGACCCGGGACTGCTGCCCCTGCTGTGCGTGGCGCTGCTCCCCGCGTGGCTGCTGGTCAGCGGACGGCCGCAGATGCAGCTGGACGGTACCGGGGCGCCGCTGCGCTGA
- a CDS encoding chloride channel protein, with translation MNGKRITGVPAARCELRHPPPPGPLPDGPAPRPGGARGPGARRARTIRTRLVRATLIGTATAVACSRLLVGGRPVFEIPLPDAPALALLPVFLLFGAASGVLGAADNSLVTGAPACCDRITRVGPVARAAVIGAVVGLLLGIDPPLAGGGDELSGPRSRAWRSSWR, from the coding sequence ATGAACGGTAAACGAATCACCGGTGTTCCGGCCGCCCGGTGTGAGCTGCGGCACCCCCCGCCACCGGGGCCCCTGCCGGACGGCCCGGCACCCCGGCCGGGCGGTGCGCGCGGACCCGGCGCCCGGCGGGCACGGACGATCCGGACGCGGCTGGTCCGCGCCACCCTCATCGGTACGGCCACGGCGGTGGCCTGCTCCCGGCTGCTGGTGGGCGGCCGGCCCGTGTTCGAGATCCCCCTCCCGGACGCGCCGGCGCTCGCGCTGCTGCCCGTGTTCCTGCTGTTCGGGGCGGCATCGGGGGTGCTGGGGGCGGCGGACAACAGCCTGGTCACGGGGGCGCCGGCCTGCTGCGACCGCATCACCCGGGTCGGTCCGGTCGCCCGGGCGGCCGTCATCGGCGCCGTCGTGGGCCTGCTGCTCGGCATCGATCCGCCGCTGGCCGGGGGCGGGGACGAGCTGTCCGGGCCCCGCTCACGGGCATGGCGCTCGTCGTGGAGATGA
- a CDS encoding luciferase family protein — MNTARHASERLMSWPALTEGPALCGNGPGLNAGSLEIVHFHGDHEADVHLTRAMITKLRPALAGSSAVHLRTGSEWVTVRLDIDSDIDLLATLVSAALQAATRAEAEPGPRPGGPAPCTRQGHPTAVVIPRTDRWAEGPRTGAAH; from the coding sequence ATGAACACAGCCAGGCATGCCAGTGAACGGCTGATGAGCTGGCCTGCGCTCACCGAAGGGCCGGCCCTGTGCGGCAACGGACCCGGGCTGAACGCCGGTTCGCTGGAGATCGTCCACTTCCACGGCGATCACGAGGCCGACGTCCACCTCACCCGCGCGATGATCACCAAACTCCGGCCGGCCCTCGCCGGCTCCAGCGCCGTGCACCTGAGGACGGGCTCGGAATGGGTGACGGTGCGCCTCGACATCGACTCCGACATCGACCTGCTGGCGACCCTCGTCAGCGCCGCGCTGCAGGCCGCCACCCGGGCCGAGGCGGAACCGGGCCCGCGCCCCGGCGGCCCGGCGCCCTGCACGCGCCAAGGCCATCCGACGGCCGTCGTGATCCCCCGTACGGACCGGTGGGCCGAGGGGCCCAGGACGGGAGCGGCGCACTGA
- a CDS encoding YceI family protein translates to MTSTSTPLTSLTGTYTIDPAHSQIGFVARHAMVTKVRGAFNEFEGTGHFDGADPARSTVSVTIKTASIDTRNEQRDGHLRTNDFLDAPAYPEITFTSTGVEQLDDTHFRLTGDLTIKDVTKSLGIDFEYQGSATDPFGNQRVGFEGSVPISRKEYGITWNAALEGGGVLVGDKVVLEFEVSAIRQP, encoded by the coding sequence ATGACCAGTACGAGCACCCCCCTCACCTCGCTGACCGGCACCTACACGATCGACCCGGCGCACTCCCAGATCGGCTTCGTGGCGCGGCACGCCATGGTCACCAAGGTCCGCGGCGCGTTCAACGAGTTCGAGGGCACCGGCCACTTCGACGGTGCGGACCCGGCCAGGTCCACCGTGTCCGTCACCATCAAGACGGCGAGCATCGACACCCGCAACGAGCAGCGCGACGGCCACCTGCGCACCAACGACTTCCTCGACGCGCCCGCCTACCCGGAGATCACCTTCACCTCCACCGGCGTCGAGCAGCTCGACGACACGCACTTCCGGCTGACCGGCGACCTCACCATCAAGGACGTCACCAAGTCCCTGGGCATCGACTTCGAGTACCAGGGCAGCGCGACGGACCCGTTCGGCAACCAGCGCGTCGGCTTCGAGGGTTCGGTGCCGATCAGCCGCAAGGAGTACGGGATCACCTGGAACGCCGCGCTGGAGGGCGGCGGCGTCCTGGTCGGCGACAAGGTGGTGCTGGAGTTCGAGGTGTCGGCGATCCGTCAGCCCTGA